The sequence below is a genomic window from Brevibacillus agri.
CGTATCTTCTCCTATGTGAACGCTCACCAAAAAGTTGACCACTTTGCTCATCATAAAGTTACCCACCTGACAGTTTGAGCACACGTCATCATTTTCACACCTAATTGCAAATGTTTTTACTGAGCCAAGGATCGTCAAGGGCTTGCGTAGCAAGGGGTTTACCCTTTATCCTTGACGATCCTTGGTGCAGGAAATAAAATGCTACTTTGTGTGAAAAAAAGCATCGTAGGTGGTCAACTCGAAGATGAGCGTTTGCTCCAAAAATGGTCAACTTTTTGATTAGCATTCACACTCCTATTTTTACATGCCCAACTTCAGCAACGCGAAGGGCTTCGAGCCATTGCTGACGATGTTCTATCAAAGAAATTTCAGCAAGAATTAGGACTGTCATCGATCAGCCCCGCACAGCTTAGTCGAAAAAACAATCGGGTAGAACCTGCTTTGCTTGAAGAAGTTTTTGTCGACCTTGTCCAGCAAATTCAACGCGTTTCTGGAAAAGCCTGCTCTCTTCGAAAACACATAAAGATCATTGATTCCACTACAATTGGATTATGTTTGCAAAAGTATAAGTGGGCAACCTTTCGCGAAACAAAGGCAGGAATCAAAATTCATCTTCGTCTCGTTTTCGCAAGCCAGGAGGATGTCTATCCTGAAAAGATTTCCCTAACTTGTGCCAAATCCAATGACCGCACCCAAATGGAGTCGCTGATTGATGAGATCGGAGCCATGTACGTCTTTGATCGAGGGTACGTGGATTATGAAAAGTTCGATGAGTATACCGATCAGGGCATCTTTTTTGCTTCACGTCTCAAGGATAACGCGGAAACTCGTCATTTGTATACTTTCAAAGTACCACCAGAAAGCTCCGTTTTATCTGACTCCATGATCCTTCTTGGAACGCCACAAAAACGGGTGGATAATGTGTTACGACTGATTGAAACGCATGATTCGAAAGGAAATCGTATTCGAATCATCACCAATCGGTTCGACTTAGAAGCAGAAGAATTGAGCGACATCTACCGTTGGCGCTGGCAAATAGAACTGTTTTTCAAATGGATGAAACAACACGCAAAGATCAAGACGTTCTATGGAACAAGTGAAAATGCGGTCTGGAATCAAGTTTTTCTCGCTCTCATTGCTTACTGCTTGTTGCTTCTTGTAAAGCTGGAAAGAAACAGTCAGCACAGTCTGCTGCAAATCAGTAGATGGCTCAAAGTGTTTCTCTGGCAGACCTTTGAACAATGGATAGGCAGAATGGATTACCAATCCAAACGAACATCCAGAGGGCGACAGAAAAGGAAGTAAGTGTTGTTTGTTGTTGTCGATGTTGTAATAAATGTATAAAACTACTAAATGGATAGTGGCTACCTTTTGCTTGGCTGTTCTCGTTTTTGGTTGTGAAGTTGAAAATGTCATTCAGAATAATTTGACAATAGATGGATTCATTTTTTATGCAACGCTAATGTAATTTCATAGACTTCGGAAATCTTCAGAGCATATTTTTCTGTGCCAAGCTCAATCACTATATACTGGTCTTGCTGTGAAACTTCCATTGTTTCACCCCCTAGGTATATTCACTCAACCAAGGAATGCGGATTCGGATAGAAGATACGGCAGATCATGCCAAGAAAAGATACTGTCTGTTTTTAACATTCATGAGTATGGTACAGCTCAATAAAGTGCGATTCACACATTTGTAGAAATACAGTCAAATAATACGGATCAAATTGCGTGTTTCGACTTTTCCACAACTCTGTTTTGGCATCCGCGAACGAAATGCTTTTACGGTAAGGGCGATCCGAAACCATGCAGTCGAACGCATCCAATATGGAACAAATTCTGGCGTAGAATGGGATGTCACTGCCAATCAAACCGAATGGGTAACCCGTTCCATCCAGACGTTCATGATGGTAGAGAACCGAACTGGTAACATCCTGGTTGGTGATGCCCTCCTTCTGTAAAAATTCGTTTCCCCATATCGGATGTTGCTTAATTAATTCCCATTCATTTTGGGACAGTGCGGAGGATTTTCTTAAAATGGATTTTGGAACAAAAATTTTACCGATATCGTGCAAGGAGCATCCCAGTACAAGTTTTTGCGATTGCTCTTGATTTAAATTTAATTCTGCGGCCATTCGTCTTGCCATATTACTAACGCGAATACTGTGATGATAAGTAGTCGAATCGTGCAACCATAATTTGTGCAGCCAACTTGCGATACGCTGATTCAATAGGATGTCCCTCCATTAAAGATAATGTTGACAGGACCCATATTGTTTTGTAACTTATTGCCTTAAGTGCCATACACACAATTTCGCACAACTGAACTTGTACGACATCAGGAGGGACAAAAAATGAAACATGGTATCGTGGGGCCAATTGAGAAAGAGCAAGATGAGTTGACGGACGAAGAAATTGTCAGTATGTTTTTGGCAACATATCAACACTCAAAAAACACGTTGCGAAATTATAAGTACGCGATTGAACGATTTCAAAAATTCATCGGTAAAAAAAGGCTTAATGAAGTTACTTGGAGGGATGTCGAACTTTATAAACTGAGTCTGCTCAAGAGGGATGAAAACAATAATCGCCAATATGCCACAGCGACAATCTCCGTATTACTGGCTCCGCTTCGTTCTCTTTATAAGTGGGGGAATAGTGTCAATATTAATTGTTTTACCCACGATCCGGCAGCATGCATCAAAAAACCGAAAGTTTCAAATAACAGCAGGCGGCATTTTTTAACGAAACATGAGGTTGTAATGATATTACAGCAATTAAACACCATGGGGCTTCGCAATTATGTCATCGGCTTGACTTTGGTTTTGCTTGGTCTGAGAGTTTCCGAATTGGTTTCTATGGAATGGGACGATTTTCATTCGGATCCCATGGGAACTTCCATTTGGTTGACCGTGCTTAATGGAAAAGGTCGGAAAGAACGGGAGGTGAAAGTACCCGAGATGCTCTGGAACCTGCTTTGTTCATACCGTATGGAAGATAGAAGAAGTGGCAAAGTTTTTCCGATTACCTCCCGTCAGGTTGAACGAATCATCGAGATCGCCCGTAAAAAAGCGAATTTTTCCAAGAAGGTAACCCCCCACTGGTTGCGGCACACCAATGCAACCTTGGCTTTGTTGAACGGGGCGTCCCTTCAACAGGTGCAACAGACTCTGGGGCATTCCCGCATCAATACGACACAACGTTATATACATACAGTGGAGCAAATCAAAAAAGCAGCTCCGGATTTTGTCGAAGATTGCCTGAAGGAAGTACTCTAGTGTGCAAGTTGAACAACATACTCTCTAAAAAGAAAATGATTGAAAATAATTGTTTTTTCATGGTATATTTGGATCGATATTTGCAGAATTTTGTCTTAATATGTCGTACAAGTTCAGTTGTGCGACATTAATAATGATAATTATATTATCATTATCCCAATTAGCGGTAAATTCATACATAATTCGCCAAGATATCATTATCCGTAAGATAATCTCCATTCTCTTGAGACTGGCTTTGAGCCGCACACATCAATACTTACCCGTTTCGCTTACCTGTTTATATAATAAAGTATCTGTTTGTAGAGTAGAGAACTGAAACGAGTTCTGGCGACCTGAAGGTCGCCAGAACTCGTTTCAGTTCTCCCTCATCAAACCGTACGTGAGGTGGATCGGCTACACTGAATTCCTTCAGCACAAGGGAAAGCGCCGCGTTGATTTATGTGGGCGAATACCCGTAAGTGCAAGTACCAACGGAAAAACGGGCTCTGCCTCCTGGCGGGCTTGCCTTTGGCTTTTCGTTCCTTTACATCCCAGTTTCAGGAAGTTGCAATTTGGATAAACTGCAAAATAATCGGGACGCCTTGGGAGGGTACCTCGCTCAGAACCAGCAGCCCGTTTTGCACGACATAGCTGTTGGGCGGTTGCAAAATCCCGTTGATGAACAAATTGACGATCGAAACCGACTGCTGTCCGAGAATCCCTGAGGTGCTGAGCTGTGGCACGGCATCCGCGTCGGTGTACACATTTTTTTGTCCATCGGAAAACGTCGTGTATTGATAAATCGTGGTGGTCAGCAGTCCTGGCGTGCACGGACACGGCGGGCAAGGGGGGCAGGTAGGGCACGGCTGTCCCGGAAAAATGTCTGGACATCCCAAAGGCATGAGCTGATAGCGCACATTTAGGGAGTACGTCCGATTGGCGGCGCTGCACTGGATGTTTCTTTGCTGCAAAACTTTTCCCTCCTCTCTATACGAATGATGCGTGCGTTTTTGCGGCTGCCGGTTCACCTCCAAAGCTTTCCATGCGTAACTCGGCTAAGCTGTTTTTGGTCCAACGAGAACGGGCAAAAAAGGAGCGTGCGCCACTTCTCCCCCCCATGTCAGACAGTCTGGCGACGGAACGAGAGTACCCCAGGCATGTACAATCGCCTGGGGCTTCCCGTTTGAGTGGATCTCTTGTTTTAGTTGACGACGAATTCAACCAAGACAGGTGTCCCCGCATTCTCAGCGTCGCCATCCGGGATCGTGATAGTGGTTGTGCTGATGGTGGACGTGTTTCCTGGCTGCAGGACGCCGTTGATGTAGAGATTGTAGAAGGCAAAGGTACTTGGGAATGCAGTAGCCGCAGTACCCGCATCTGTACTGAACTCGGTTGCTGCAATCGCAAAAGTGGCTCCTGTACCTGTTCCGGCTCCCATCGTCGAGGTGAAGCGCAGAGACGTCATAAATGGTTTGATGATTGGCATGCACACCAACTCCTCATGTAAAGTTCCTAAGGAAAAAACCTTACAATACATATCAAATGAACGAATCTGCGTTCCCGAAACGGACAAACATCATCTGGGAGGACGTATATTTTATCGGTTTCGAACCTGCACACCGTGTATTTATCTGCGTTGCCAGAACAACGCAGCCAGACGGAATGAGCCCTATTCGAAACAAAAGATAATCTAGGCTCCTTCTTGCTAGAAAAGTGCCCCCTCTTGCCTTGCTGCCCTTTCGGCACCTCTCTTCAATAGAAAAAAGGCAATAGCGCGTCTGTTCCCAAACGTTAGCCTTCTGCTTCCCCTTTATGACTCAACCTCTCCCCAGCTTGAAAAATAGAAAAAGCGCCCGCACTCAGCCGGACGCCCCTGCTCATTCCTCATATTCGATTGTCGCCAACAGCTCCACAAGCCCATCGCCTACGTGCTGCTCACCCGTCAGCGCAAACAAAGCTTCATTCACAGTCCCGTAGTTGGTCACTTGCCCGTAGAGCAAAATAACTGTCGGAAAACGGGCAATCTCCCCGGACAGGTTCGGCGGAATTTTTTCGGCAAAACTCTCCCCGGCGGATACGCACTCGCGCTGCAAATAAGCCAAAAACGCTGCCCGCTCCTCTACCTGCGCCACCGCGTGCACCTCGAAAAAATCTTCGTCAACCCAATCCAGCCCTGCGGCGGCCATAAATCCGGACGGGATCACGTCCCCGTCCTCCGTGTACTCAGGCTGCAGGAAAGACTGCAGCTCTTCGTCCGTCTGCAAGGTCGTTCCCCAAATCGCAACGACATGCTTCATTCCCCGTTCCCCTCCTGCCCGACATGATCTGCCTCCACTCCCGGCCTCTTCGTCCAACTCCGCAAGAACGAGCGGCAGCCCTTCTGCTTCCGGCAGGGCAGGCACGCTGCGGTCAAATAAGCCCGCTGGCTGCCAGACACGAGCTTTTCTCCTTCCTGCGGCTTCCACAGCGAACGAACCCAGCCCGCAGCATTGGCTCCCTGCGTTTCCGCCAAAAGCTCGCACCATGGCTCCCTTCCGGAAAAGGTCTTTTCCTGCGCGATTTTCGTCACCCATGCTTGCAAAATGCTGTCCGGCGCATACTGGCGAAACGCCACCCGGACGCGTTCGTCCCCTGCTCCGTGCATCGCGGCGTATTCGATCAGCCAGGAAAAGTCAGTAGCCGCTTCTTCCAGCGAACGCTCTGCAGCCACCGCTTCCAGCTTTCTGCGTTGTGCCCGTGCACATCCAGGCCATCCGCTCCGGCAAACGGCTCGTAGTTCCAGCTCTCTGCCCCGATACACCCAAGCGCTGTCACCCGGTCGACAAATGCCGTGAAGCTTTGCCCGAGCAAAAGAAACTCGCCTGTCTCATGCCCCCAGGCATACACGGGCGGATCGTCTGCGCCAGCTCGCAAATCCAGCAGCAGCATGTCGCCATTGCCTCCTGTGTGGAAGCAAAGATACCGCTGCTCGTCGCTCGGGTCTTCCTCGTCGCCAAAATAAGGCCACTCGAAGCCGTCCAGGCTCCAGCCGAGATCCCCGCTGAGGGAAAAAGGCTCGCCCGTTCTCGCTGGCAACGACCAGCCAACCTGGACGCGACTCGTCCCCGCAAGCAAAATCCGGCGAATGGCCGCAGGCAACCTGATCCCCAGCCGCGCTTCCGCCTCTGCGACTTGCTCTGGCACAGCAGGCGGCCCGATGATGAGCGGCCAAATACGCGCCCCTTGTCTTTCCATGTCCGTCATAAGCGTTTTCCACGCGTGAACCCACTTTTCCATCTGCTCGCGCATTCAGGCAGCTCCTTTTTGTCCATGCTTGACTTGACCTGCTTTTTCTTATTGTTACGAATGTAGCCGTCGATTTTCAATCTTCCAAAGAACCAATTTCAACCAAATTTTCCACGCTAACATGCTCAAAACTTGGCTGGCCCCATGCTGACCGTACCTGTCGTCCCCAACCGCCACTTACCAATCACTCCAGCCGCTCCATCTCCCCATGCCACCGCACACCCGCATGCAAAAAAACGTTTCCTTCGAATCGGAAACGTTTTTTCTACACCGGCACGATCTATACCGGCACTAATACGCTTTTAACCATATGGCGGAATTGATGTCCGCTCACCTTTACCGTCCCGTCCTGGCGATAGCCCAATGCTTCGTAGAGCTGGCGCGCACGCGGATTTTCCTCGTCCACCAAAAGGGCGATGCGGTCATGGCGGCGCTGGATTGCCTCCTGCTCGAACGCTGCCAGCAGCTTTTTGCCGATCCCTCTGCCCCTCTTGTCCGAGCGCACCGCTATCGAATCGAGGTAAAACTCATCGTCGCGCGCTTCCTTGACCAGCGCGGGAGCTACGCCCGTCCGCTTTTGGACAAACTCGACAAACGGCCGATCGAGCGCTTCGGTCTGGCTGCCATGATAAAACAGCGCCAGTCCCATTGGCTCGTCTCCTTCCATGGCAATGACGGCATTTTCGTAGCTGAGCCGATTTTGTTGCTGCGCGAAAAACTGCGCCATCAGCGAAATGGCCTCGTCAGCCTCCGTCGCTCCCGTCAAGGTGTACGCGATATCTCCAATGGCTTCATAAATCAGCGGTGCCGCAAATGCTGCATCTCTCGGTTCCGCTTTACGTATCATGGTACTCTCTCCTTGCGTGTACTGTACGTGTCCATGCGCCGTCCCCTAAACAGACGGCTGCGAAAGGCGACCCGTTTTTTTGCTGGCCAAAGCCAACATCAGTCTCATTGTGGCACACTTTGCGCCCAAGGTCGAGCTACCCGCACAACTGTCACAAATTGGCAACAAAGAAACCGCTCTCACATAGAGAGCGGTCTGTCTACGCCTACCCGATCATTTTTTCAATCGTCAGCTTGCGCTCGTAACGCAAATCGAGAAACTCGCCGCTGCGCCGCACCAATGGCCGCATCGGCTCGTCCTGGTGAATCAGAATTATTTCGACCTCTTCCCCGCTGCTCAGGCGCGCCCTCGCCCCGACGTACAGCAAAGCGATGTAGCGCACAAAAACCGAGACCACCTCAATGTTCAACAGCCCGTTGCAAGCTTCCTTCCACAGAAGCTGCGCCGCCTCGAACGGAGAAGTTCTGCCTTTGTAGACCCGGTCGGAGCAAATCGCGTCGAACATGTCGGCGATCGCCAAAACCTGGCACTCCAGCGGTATCTCGTCGCCTTTTCGCTGTTCAGGATACCCGGAGCCATCCAGCCGCTCGTGGTGAAGCAGCGCGCAGAGCGCCAGCTTCTCTGAGCCGCCTTCCATCTTGCGAATCATGTCGTAGCCGTAAGTCGTGTGCTTTTTCATGATCGCAAATTCTTCCTCTGTCAGCTTGTCCGGCTTGAGCAGCACTTCCTTGGGAATGCGCATTTTTCCCACGTCATGCAAAAATCCTGCGTTCCCCATAAACGTCACCTGCTGCTCGTCCCACTTCAACAGCCGGGCGATCAGCGAACACAGAATACCTACGTTCAACGAATGCCGATATGTATAACTGTCCGCCCCTTCCAACACGTACAGGGAACGAAACAGTCCCAGATGCTTCGTCGATTTTTCCAGCACATTCGCAAAAATTTGCGAAAACTGCTCCAGACTGCCCACCTTGTCCTGCTGCAGTTGATCGAAAAGCAGCCGCGTCTGGTCCAAGGCTTGTACGTAAGCGGCGACAGTCTCCGCGTCAGCCTCCAACTGGAATAATTGTGTAGAAACCTGCTCCCCCGTTCCTTCCGTCCAGGTTTGCACGACCGCAACCTCTCGCACTCGCTGTTTCAGAAGAATATGTACATGTGCAGCCGTAATCGTCGTATTCTTTCCCAGCAGCAAAACTCCGCTGTTGGAGTAAAGATCCTCTGCTAATACTTGCCCAATCAGTTTGTGATCGACGGGTGCCGTAGGCATACAATCAACCTTTCCAGTCATGTATTTTCCTAAATTATAGAAAGGAAGGGGAAGAGTTACAATCTTTTTTTCGACAATTGTCATGATTTCGCGAGCGGGACGTTCTGCTTGCGCCGCACATACGATATAGAGCGAATGCTAGCGGTGATTTCAAGGAGGGAACGCGTTTCATGACGACACTGTACATCACGCCAAAGGCATGGAAACAGATCGAACAGACTGTACGAAAAAAACCCTCGCTGGAAACAGGAGGGATCATGATGGGATATCCGCTCGGGGATGAAAAGTGGGTCGTGACGTTTGCCAGCGACCCGGGGCCAAATGCGATTCATCAGCCGCACTCGATCTTTTTCGATGATGACTACTTGAAAAGGCTCGTCCGCAAGCTGAGCCGAAACCGCCAGTGGCAGTACATCGGCGATTGGCATAGCCACACGATCAAGCGGCTGTCCCCGAGCAAAGGGGACAAACGAACCATCTGGGCAAAAGCTTCGCAATCCGTGTACATGTCTTCCTCCCCGCTGATGCTGATTGTCGGGCTTGGCAAGCGCAATCAGCTTCAGGCGCGCGGGTTCATTCTCGGGAATACCCTGCGCGAAGTTGGGAAGATCGAGCTGTATAATCGGCAAGCTCATCGACAGCCCGGCGAAAAAGCTCCATCGCCTGGTTCTTCCCCCAGCTTGGCTGGTTCTCTGATACGACACAGATCGCATAGCGCGGCTCCTCCAAAGGAGCGTAGCCGACAAACCAAAGGTGATTTTTGGAATCGCTTGTACTCCCTGTCTGGGCGGTCCCGCTCTTCCCGGCAACCTGCCAGGAAGAATCCAGCAGTATTTGGCCGGTCCCATCTGTAACGACCTTGCGCATCATTTTGCGCAGCTTGCTCGCTGTCACATAGTCGATTCCGGCGGCAGAGAGCTTCTGCTCCGGAAACTGGTAGAACGGCTGTCCGTTTCGATAAGCAATTTCCTTGACCAGACGTACCTGCGCGGGTTGGCCGCCGCGCAGGATCGTCACCATCATGTTCGCCGCCTGCAGCGGAGTAATCCGCACATCGCGCTGGCCGATTGCGCTCTGGATCAAGACGCCCTCGTCGCTGTAGGAGACATCCTTCGCAAACACACGGCCGCTTTCTTCGCCATCGAGCTGCTTGAATCCATCCAGCTTGAACAGATGCGCAGTTGCATGCCCCACCTGAGCGGTCAAGCCCAGTCTCCGGGCGTACTCCTCCAGCTTTTCTGAGCCGACTCTTTTCGCAATTTCCGCAAAAGCGATGTTGCACGACTCGGCGTAAGCCTCCTCCATCGTGACGCTGCCGTGCCCTTCCTTTTTCCAGCAGGAAAAATGGTACTTGCCGTACTCGCCCGTACACGTAAACCGCTCCGTAGGGGAAATCACGCCTTCCGCCAAGGCGGCAGCGGCTACCACCGTCTTGAAGACAGAGCCTGGCGGCAACTGCTTGAACGCCCTGTTTTTCCACTCGCCGGCTTGGCCGCCTACATTCGTCTGGTCGTAGCTTGGCCGGCTGACAGCGGCGAGAATATCGGCGTTTTGCGCATCCAGGACGACGACGCTGCCTTCCCGCAGGCCGACCTGATCTGCCGCCGCCTCCATTCGCCGCTGAATGTCCACATCGAGCGTGGTCGACAGCGAAAGCGGGTAATATTGATTGCTAGGCTTCGTATAGCGAATGTCCAGTCCGCGCAGCGGCTTGCCCTGGCCGTCGACGTAGTAGGACAAGACCGACGGCTCCACTCCTTGCAAAAAGCGGTCAAAGCTTCTTTCCAGCCCGGATGCGCCAACGGTAGATTCCGCATTCATTTTGCCGCTCGCCCATTCGTCCGGGTAGAGCGTCTCGACCATGCCAGGATTTTTGTGAATGAAGCCGATCAGATGCTTGGCCACTTCGTCTGTGCGGTAGCGCTCCGTCACCGCCAATGCTACTACACCGGGAATCGCAAGCGCGTTGATTTCGTCTGCCTGCTTTTGGGTAAGCTCGATCAGCTTGCCTGTTTCGCTGCGCAGAAGCAGCGGGACCTTTGCTTTTTCCATCGTCTCGGACAGCCGTTCTTTTGGCTGGCCTGTAATTTCCGCCAGCCTGGCAAGCCCTTCTGTCCCTTCCAGGCTGCCGCGGGCAAGCGGAAACAAAATCAGGGCGAGATGCTCTACGCCTGTAAACGCATAGCCGCCGCGATCCAAAATATCTCCGCGGCCGCTGTGCAGCACAAAGCTTTGCTGCCGTTGCTTCACCGAAGCTTTCACCAAGTCGATTCCGCGCCGGGAAAAGCGATGGGGCGCGCCGAGCTGTATCCACCACAGCCGGGCAATCAGCCCTACCCAGAGTAGCGTCATCGCCATCAACACGAGAAAATGCCGTCGTTTGATCCGTCGATCAAGCTGCATGCCGTTTCCCTCCCCGCCCTTTTTTTCCCAGTATTGCCGGAATCGCCGGGCGAGAAACTTTTCCATGCAAAAAACACACTGCAACTGGCAGTGTGCTTTCGTTCAAAACCGGATTGGATGCTACAGCCTGGCTGGCTGCTGTTTTTCCAACAGGATGTTTTTGATTTTCGTCGACAAAAGATCGAGTGCCACGCGGTTGTATCCGCCCTCGGGAATGATGACATCCGCATAGCGCTTGGTCGGCTCGATGAACTGCAGGTGCATCGGACGCACAACATTCAAATATTGATTGACCACAGAATCCAGCGAACGGCCGCGCTCCTCGATATCGCGCACGATCCGGCGAACGATGCGCACATCCGCATCCGTGTCGACAAACACCTTGATATCCATAAGATTGCGAATCCGCTCGTCTTCTAAAATCAGCATCCCTTCGAGAATGATGACGTCCTTCGGGTCTACCTGGATTTGCTCGCTCTTGCGGTTGTGCACCTTGAAATCGTAAATCGGCTTTTGGATCGCCCGTCCTTGCAGCAGTTCCTGCAAGTGGTGCAAAAGCAGATCGTTGTCAAATGCAAGCGGATGGTCGTAATTCGTCAAGGCGCGCTCTTCTATACTCAGATGGCTCTGATCCTTGTAGTACGAATCTTGCTCGATCATCGTCACGCTATCGTTGCGGAACTGGTGATACAGCTCCTTTGCCACCGTGGTCTTTCCCGAACCACTGCCTCCTGCTACCCCAATCAATACGGGGTTACCCATGCCACATGTCCCCTTCCTCATGCTGCTTCTAACGAAATCACCCTACGGCTGCATGCGTTTCTTCAAGCTGACAGCCAGTCCGTCCCCTACTGGTATGAACGTCGTCTCCAAATCCGGCCGCTCTGCCAAATGCGCGTTGAAGGCGAGCAGCTTGTCCACCATCGGCCGTTGTCTTTTGCCTGCCTCGTCTGGCGTCGCCACCAATCCGCGGAACAGGACGTTGTCGCTGATGACAAGTCCCCCCTCCCGGAGCAGGGGCAAGTACAAATCGAGAAACGCCCGATACTGTCCTTTGGCCGCGTCGATAAACAGGCAGTCAAACTGATAGGAATCAGGCAGTCCAAGCGTCGCGTCGCGCAACAGGATTTCAACCCGGTCCGCGCAGCCCGCTTCCGCTACATTGGCCCGTGCCCGCGCCAGACGTTCTTCATCTATGTCCATCGTGACAATCCGCGCCTGTGGTGCTGCTTCGGCAAGCCAAATGGTCGAATAGCCGATCGCTGTACCTACCTCCAAAATCGATTGGGGGCGATGCAGCAAAAGCAGCATTCTCATCACCTGAGCGGAAGCAAGCTGAACGATCGGAATATTTTCTTCGGCAGCTTCCTGTTCCAGTCGCGCCAGAAGCGGCGATCGCGCCGGAACCAGGCCCGACACGTAGTCGTCGATTGCGGGATTGGTTATCATGATTTCACTCCTCTTTCGTTACAACCGCATTATTATAGCATACCTCGCCAAAAAGAACAGAGGAAACCTGGTTAGTTTCCCCTGCTTTTTGCATCATTTGCGTTGTGCTCAGAAAGTGTTTTGGAGAAGTAATGCTCCGAGGTTCCGTCTTTTTTCGTGACGTAGAAAAAGTAGTCGTGCTGTGCGGGATTGACAACCGCTTCCAGTGAGGCTCTGCCCGGATTGGCAATCGGTCCCGGCGGCAAGCCCGGGTTCAGGTACGTGTTGTACGGGCTTTTCACCTTCAAATCTTCATACGTCAGCCGATCGCGTTGCTTGCCCAAAATAAACTGCACGGTGGCGTCGGCCTGCAGCGGCCATTTATCGCGGATGCGGTTGTAGTACACGCCGGCGACGAGCGGCCGCTCCTTGTCTACCGTCACTTCCCGTTCCACGATGGAAGCGAGGCTGACCGCCTCATCGAGCGTCAGTCCGCGCTGTTTGAGCTGCTCTGTCCACTGCGGCTGCCATACTTTCTCGAATTGGGCCAGCATCCGCGAGACGAC
It includes:
- a CDS encoding IS4 family transposase, producing the protein MADDVLSKKFQQELGLSSISPAQLSRKNNRVEPALLEEVFVDLVQQIQRVSGKACSLRKHIKIIDSTTIGLCLQKYKWATFRETKAGIKIHLRLVFASQEDVYPEKISLTCAKSNDRTQMESLIDEIGAMYVFDRGYVDYEKFDEYTDQGIFFASRLKDNAETRHLYTFKVPPESSVLSDSMILLGTPQKRVDNVLRLIETHDSKGNRIRIITNRFDLEAEELSDIYRWRWQIELFFKWMKQHAKIKTFYGTSENAVWNQVFLALIAYCLLLLVKLERNSQHSLLQISRWLKVFLWQTFEQWIGRMDYQSKRTSRGRQKRK
- a CDS encoding HD-GYP domain-containing protein, yielding MNQRIASWLHKLWLHDSTTYHHSIRVSNMARRMAAELNLNQEQSQKLVLGCSLHDIGKIFVPKSILRKSSALSQNEWELIKQHPIWGNEFLQKEGITNQDVTSSVLYHHERLDGTGYPFGLIGSDIPFYARICSILDAFDCMVSDRPYRKSISFADAKTELWKSRNTQFDPYYLTVFLQMCESHFIELYHTHEC
- a CDS encoding tyrosine-type recombinase/integrase; the protein is MKHGIVGPIEKEQDELTDEEIVSMFLATYQHSKNTLRNYKYAIERFQKFIGKKRLNEVTWRDVELYKLSLLKRDENNNRQYATATISVLLAPLRSLYKWGNSVNINCFTHDPAACIKKPKVSNNSRRHFLTKHEVVMILQQLNTMGLRNYVIGLTLVLLGLRVSELVSMEWDDFHSDPMGTSIWLTVLNGKGRKEREVKVPEMLWNLLCSYRMEDRRSGKVFPITSRQVERIIEIARKKANFSKKVTPHWLRHTNATLALLNGASLQQVQQTLGHSRINTTQRYIHTVEQIKKAAPDFVEDCLKEVL
- a CDS encoding DUF4183 domain-containing protein, whose protein sequence is MQQRNIQCSAANRTYSLNVRYQLMPLGCPDIFPGQPCPTCPPCPPCPCTPGLLTTTIYQYTTFSDGQKNVYTDADAVPQLSTSGILGQQSVSIVNLFINGILQPPNSYVVQNGLLVLSEVPSQGVPIILQFIQIATS
- a CDS encoding DUF4183 domain-containing protein, with translation MPIIKPFMTSLRFTSTMGAGTGTGATFAIAATEFSTDAGTAATAFPSTFAFYNLYINGVLQPGNTSTISTTTITIPDGDAENAGTPVLVEFVVN
- a CDS encoding immunity 22 family protein, coding for MKHVVAIWGTTLQTDEELQSFLQPEYTEDGDVIPSGFMAAAGLDWVDEDFFEVHAVAQVEERAAFLAYLQRECVSAGESFAEKIPPNLSGEIARFPTVILLYGQVTNYGTVNEALFALTGEQHVGDGLVELLATIEYEE
- a CDS encoding SMI1/KNR4 family protein, whose protein sequence is MREQMEKWVHAWKTLMTDMERQGARIWPLIIGPPAVPEQVAEAEARLGIRLPAAIRRILLAGTSRVQVGWSLPARTGEPFSLSGDLGWSLDGFEWPYFGDEEDPSDEQRYLCFHTGGNGDMLLLDLRAGADDPPVYAWGHETGEFLLLGQSFTAFVDRVTALGCIGAESWNYEPFAGADGLDVHGHNAESWKRWLQSVRWKKRLLTFPG
- a CDS encoding GNAT family N-acetyltransferase, with protein sequence MIRKAEPRDAAFAAPLIYEAIGDIAYTLTGATEADEAISLMAQFFAQQQNRLSYENAVIAMEGDEPMGLALFYHGSQTEALDRPFVEFVQKRTGVAPALVKEARDDEFYLDSIAVRSDKRGRGIGKKLLAAFEQEAIQRRHDRIALLVDEENPRARQLYEALGYRQDGTVKVSGHQFRHMVKSVLVPV
- a CDS encoding HD-GYP domain-containing protein; its protein translation is MPTAPVDHKLIGQVLAEDLYSNSGVLLLGKNTTITAAHVHILLKQRVREVAVVQTWTEGTGEQVSTQLFQLEADAETVAAYVQALDQTRLLFDQLQQDKVGSLEQFSQIFANVLEKSTKHLGLFRSLYVLEGADSYTYRHSLNVGILCSLIARLLKWDEQQVTFMGNAGFLHDVGKMRIPKEVLLKPDKLTEEEFAIMKKHTTYGYDMIRKMEGGSEKLALCALLHHERLDGSGYPEQRKGDEIPLECQVLAIADMFDAICSDRVYKGRTSPFEAAQLLWKEACNGLLNIEVVSVFVRYIALLYVGARARLSSGEEVEIILIHQDEPMRPLVRRSGEFLDLRYERKLTIEKMIG